Proteins encoded together in one Peribacillus asahii window:
- a CDS encoding DHH family phosphoesterase has protein sequence MKATILEEIKQYEKIIIHRHVRPDPDAYGSQGGLAEILKASFPTKQIYTVGKEEPSLNYLRRLDVISDDMYEGALVIVCDTANTARICDSRYLKGAKLIKIDHHPNADPYGDLLWVDTSASSCSEMIYEFYLAGKEQGLKLSDEAARLLFAGIVGDTGRFLFQSTTKKTFAYASELIHYNFSRPQLFQEMYDVSENIVRLNGYVLQHFEVLPHGTGKMIITKEAMKKFGATASEASQLVGTLGSIKGVKTWVFFIEEDNEIRVRFRSKGPVINTIARKYNGGGHPLASGASIYSWDEVDRILADLEELNQQA, from the coding sequence ATGAAAGCGACTATTTTAGAGGAAATTAAACAGTATGAGAAAATCATTATTCATCGTCATGTTCGTCCAGATCCTGATGCGTATGGATCACAAGGGGGACTGGCAGAAATTTTGAAAGCATCTTTTCCGACAAAACAAATCTATACAGTGGGTAAAGAAGAGCCATCGCTAAACTATTTACGAAGATTAGATGTGATTTCGGATGATATGTATGAAGGAGCACTTGTTATTGTATGTGATACAGCTAATACAGCGCGAATTTGTGATTCACGTTATCTAAAAGGAGCGAAGTTGATCAAAATTGATCATCATCCGAATGCGGATCCATATGGTGACCTGCTATGGGTAGATACAAGCGCAAGCTCTTGTTCGGAAATGATTTATGAATTTTATTTAGCAGGTAAAGAACAAGGGTTGAAGTTAAGCGATGAGGCGGCAAGGCTGTTATTTGCTGGTATCGTTGGGGATACTGGTCGTTTTCTGTTTCAAAGCACAACGAAAAAAACATTTGCTTACGCAAGTGAGCTGATTCATTATAACTTTTCCCGTCCTCAGTTGTTCCAAGAGATGTATGATGTAAGTGAAAATATCGTTCGTTTGAACGGATATGTGTTGCAACATTTCGAGGTGCTTCCACATGGAACGGGTAAAATGATTATTACGAAAGAGGCTATGAAGAAATTCGGAGCAACCGCATCAGAAGCCTCACAGTTAGTCGGAACACTTGGTTCAATCAAAGGGGTAAAAACGTGGGTATTCTTCATTGAAGAGGATAATGAAATCCGCGTTCGTTTCCGCTCAAAAGGCCCAGTTATTAACACGATTGCTAGAAAGTATAATGGCGGTGGACACCCGCTAGCATCAGGGGCCTCAATCTATTCTTGGGATGAAGTAGACCGTATACTTGCTGATTTAGAAGAATTAAATCAACAGGCGTAA
- a CDS encoding YtpI family protein translates to MPIFVVFIIVSLALYVFFKVKSFRTRLPMEKKWISSKSSMALGSFVTFFGINQLFLFQSMVTYIVAGIFIVIGSINLIGGYKMYKFYLPYAIDEAEAIVQQKG, encoded by the coding sequence ATGCCTATTTTCGTTGTATTCATTATTGTTTCATTAGCCCTCTACGTATTTTTTAAAGTGAAATCATTCCGAACTCGTTTACCAATGGAGAAAAAATGGATTTCTAGTAAATCTTCAATGGCATTAGGCTCTTTTGTAACTTTCTTCGGAATCAATCAACTTTTTTTATTTCAATCTATGGTCACATACATCGTAGCAGGTATATTCATTGTAATTGGTAGTATAAACCTAATCGGCGGGTACAAAATGTACAAATTTTACCTCCCCTATGCCATAGACGAAGCAGAAGCAATTGTACAACAAAAAGGATAA
- a CDS encoding CBS domain-containing protein, which translates to MATKHEQILKYIDELPVGEKISVRQIAKALHVSEGTAYRAIKEAENQGYVSSIERVGTIRIERKKKENIEKLTFAEVVNIVDGQVLGGKSGLHKTLNKFVIGAMKLDAMMRYTEAGNLLIVGNRTQAHEHALKAGAAVLITGGFDTEEHVKKLADELEMPVISSTYDTFTVATMINRAIYDQLIKKEILLVEDILTPVNETSFLASNDCVKKWHELNQETGHGRFPVVDENMKVQGVVTSKDIMGQEEDTLIEKVMTKNPMTVGDKMSVASSAHMMVWEGIELLPVVNDNLVLQGIVSRQDVLKALQMSHRQPQVGETIDDTITGQLVMSESRGKGEEVYSYGVTPQMTNYLGTISTGVFTTIVTDSANRILKNYKRGDLVVENMTIYFIKPVQIDSTLDVQPRVLDVGRKFGKVDVEVFNQGKLVGKAMLTCQLLDRS; encoded by the coding sequence TTGGCTACTAAGCATGAACAAATTTTAAAATATATTGATGAGCTGCCGGTTGGAGAGAAAATTTCTGTCCGACAGATTGCTAAAGCATTGCATGTTAGTGAAGGTACAGCTTACCGTGCTATTAAGGAAGCTGAGAACCAAGGCTATGTAAGCTCGATTGAGCGTGTAGGCACGATTCGAATTGAGAGAAAGAAAAAAGAAAATATTGAGAAGCTAACCTTTGCAGAGGTTGTAAATATTGTAGACGGACAAGTGCTTGGTGGAAAATCAGGTCTTCATAAAACATTAAATAAGTTTGTTATTGGGGCGATGAAGCTTGATGCGATGATGAGGTATACGGAAGCAGGAAACTTGTTAATCGTCGGGAATCGAACACAAGCTCATGAGCACGCATTAAAAGCTGGGGCGGCTGTGTTAATTACAGGTGGCTTTGATACAGAAGAGCATGTAAAAAAGCTGGCTGATGAATTAGAAATGCCTGTCATTTCAAGTACGTATGATACATTTACAGTCGCGACGATGATTAACCGCGCGATTTACGATCAACTAATTAAAAAGGAAATTTTGTTGGTGGAAGATATTTTAACCCCAGTTAACGAGACTTCCTTCTTAGCCTCGAACGATTGCGTGAAAAAATGGCATGAATTAAATCAGGAAACAGGTCATGGTCGATTCCCAGTTGTCGATGAGAATATGAAAGTGCAAGGTGTTGTGACATCGAAAGATATTATGGGACAAGAAGAAGATACGTTGATTGAAAAAGTTATGACGAAAAACCCGATGACAGTAGGAGATAAAATGAGCGTTGCTTCTTCTGCGCATATGATGGTATGGGAAGGGATTGAATTACTTCCTGTTGTGAATGATAATCTTGTGTTACAAGGGATTGTTAGTCGTCAAGATGTTTTGAAAGCGTTGCAGATGAGTCATCGACAGCCTCAAGTTGGAGAGACGATTGATGATACGATTACAGGGCAGCTTGTGATGTCCGAAAGTCGAGGGAAAGGTGAAGAGGTCTATAGCTACGGTGTTACACCCCAAATGACGAACTATTTAGGAACGATTTCGACTGGGGTGTTTACGACAATAGTTACAGACTCTGCGAACCGTATATTAAAAAACTATAAGCGCGGAGATCTAGTTGTTGAAAATATGACAATTTACTTTATCAAACCAGTTCAAATTGATAGCACATTAGATGTTCAGCCGCGTGTGCTAGATGTTGGGCGGAAGTTTGGGAAAGTCGATGTCGAAGTATTTAATCAAGGAAAATTGGTCGGCAAAGCGATGTTAACTTGTCAATTGCTTGATCGATCATAG
- a CDS encoding metal-dependent hydrolase, whose protein sequence is MKVSFHGHAVVQVETNGKTILFDPFITGNSLTDLRVEDVKPDVIILTHGHGDHVGDTLELAKKHDALVVGIAELATYLGWQGVRTHGMNIGGSYEFDFGKVTLTPAFHSTGYMTVDEQIIYLGMPAGVVFSAEGKTIYHVGDTALYSDMKLIGDKHAIDLAFIPIGDNFTMGPEDAAAAAKLLQAKTVVPIHYNTFPPIKQDPNRFLELLEAGNGRIMEVGDVIEL, encoded by the coding sequence ATGAAAGTATCTTTTCATGGACATGCCGTTGTGCAAGTTGAAACAAATGGGAAAACTATTTTATTTGATCCATTTATTACGGGGAATTCATTAACTGATTTACGTGTTGAGGATGTAAAGCCAGATGTTATTATTTTGACACATGGTCATGGCGATCATGTTGGTGATACACTTGAGCTTGCAAAAAAGCATGATGCACTTGTAGTGGGAATTGCTGAACTTGCGACTTATCTAGGCTGGCAAGGGGTACGTACTCACGGTATGAATATTGGCGGGAGCTATGAATTTGATTTTGGCAAAGTGACATTAACGCCAGCTTTTCATAGTACAGGCTATATGACAGTAGATGAGCAAATTATTTACTTAGGCATGCCTGCGGGAGTGGTTTTCTCAGCAGAAGGAAAAACAATCTACCATGTTGGGGATACGGCATTGTACTCTGATATGAAGTTAATAGGCGATAAACATGCTATCGATTTAGCATTTATTCCGATTGGGGATAATTTTACAATGGGGCCAGAAGATGCAGCCGCAGCAGCTAAACTATTGCAAGCTAAAACGGTTGTTCCTATTCATTACAATACATTTCCACCGATTAAACAAGATCCGAATCGCTTTCTTGAATTGTTGGAAGCAGGAAACGGTAGGATTATGGAAGTTGGAGATGTCATCGAGCTATAA
- a CDS encoding M24 family metallopeptidase → MNDRITELQSWLQVNNLDAAFLTAPDTIFYCSGFQSDPHERLLALVIFQNHEPFLVCPQMEVAEAKRAGWTAEIIGYNDIENPWEKMSESVRKRKLTLSYLAIQKEHLNVERSEHLTHYFAAPALVSVEEKLRQMRMIKTESELNNLREACRLADIAVDIGVHEIKEGKTEIEIVAAIEYEMKKRGVRDFSFSTMVLTGTNTASPHGTPGMTKVRRGDLVLFDLGIVYEGYCSDITRTVAYGDISDKQADIYETVRRAQEAAISASKPGVTCKDIDITARTIIRDKGYGIYFPHRLGHGLGLSVHEYPSLTETNELILQQGMVYTIEPGIYVPNIAGVRIEDDIYITDKGCEILTKYPKALQIIQ, encoded by the coding sequence ATGAATGATAGAATAACCGAATTACAAAGCTGGTTGCAAGTAAATAACCTAGACGCAGCTTTTCTAACAGCACCTGATACGATTTTTTATTGCAGTGGATTTCAAAGCGACCCACACGAAAGATTGCTAGCCCTCGTTATTTTTCAAAATCATGAGCCTTTCCTTGTGTGTCCGCAAATGGAGGTCGCAGAGGCGAAACGTGCCGGTTGGACCGCTGAAATCATTGGCTATAATGATATTGAAAACCCTTGGGAAAAAATGTCCGAATCTGTGCGCAAAAGAAAACTAACACTTTCATACTTAGCCATTCAAAAAGAGCATCTGAACGTCGAAAGATCGGAACATCTTACACACTATTTCGCAGCCCCTGCTCTCGTTTCTGTCGAGGAAAAATTACGTCAAATGCGCATGATTAAAACAGAAAGTGAACTCAACAACTTACGCGAAGCCTGTCGTCTGGCCGACATAGCGGTGGACATTGGTGTTCATGAAATAAAAGAAGGAAAAACAGAAATAGAAATCGTTGCGGCCATCGAGTATGAAATGAAAAAACGCGGCGTTCGTGATTTTTCTTTTTCCACTATGGTTCTCACAGGTACAAATACCGCTTCCCCGCATGGAACACCAGGAATGACAAAAGTAAGGCGGGGTGACCTTGTCCTATTTGATTTAGGCATTGTGTATGAGGGATATTGCTCAGATATTACTCGAACAGTTGCCTATGGCGATATAAGCGACAAACAAGCGGATATATATGAAACAGTCCGAAGAGCTCAAGAAGCCGCTATTAGTGCAAGTAAACCAGGAGTAACATGCAAAGACATCGACATCACGGCACGAACAATCATCCGCGACAAAGGATATGGTATATACTTCCCGCACCGCCTCGGTCATGGCCTTGGCCTCAGCGTTCATGAATACCCATCCTTAACCGAAACAAATGAACTTATTTTACAACAAGGAATGGTGTATACGATTGAACCCGGCATCTATGTACCAAACATAGCAGGAGTTCGTATCGAAGATGATATTTATATCACCGACAAAGGCTGTGAAATATTAACAAAGTATCCGAAAGCGCTACAAATTATTCAATAA
- a CDS encoding universal stress protein, protein MSTYKNILVAVDGSQEAEWALQKAFTIAKNDNATLVLAHVIDTRNYPTIEAYDTTIRDRSETFANDLIKKYKEQAEAAGVTNVVGDIVLGSPKGQISKDLPKKHNIDLIVCGATGLNVVERFLIGSVSESVVRHARCDVMIVRTEEA, encoded by the coding sequence ATGAGTACTTATAAAAACATTTTAGTAGCTGTTGACGGCTCACAAGAAGCAGAATGGGCACTACAAAAAGCATTTACGATTGCCAAAAATGACAATGCTACACTCGTTTTAGCTCACGTAATTGATACAAGAAATTACCCAACAATCGAAGCATATGACACAACGATTCGCGACCGTTCTGAAACATTCGCTAATGATTTAATTAAAAAATATAAAGAGCAAGCGGAAGCAGCTGGCGTAACGAATGTCGTTGGTGATATTGTCCTCGGTTCTCCTAAGGGACAAATCTCAAAAGACCTGCCGAAGAAACATAACATTGATTTAATTGTCTGTGGTGCAACAGGACTAAACGTTGTAGAACGGTTCCTAATTGGCAGTGTATCTGAAAGCGTTGTTCGCCACGCACGTTGTGACGTTATGATTGTCCGCACTGAAGAAGCATAA